A stretch of the Heterodontus francisci isolate sHetFra1 chromosome 10, sHetFra1.hap1, whole genome shotgun sequence genome encodes the following:
- the LOC137374444 gene encoding TLR adapter interacting with SLC15A4 on the lysosome-like — protein sequence MLSEGFICGIPYWNENQIETRMKKSEQKQQNPSEDDMVHELTSVSNFTHLSHSDIPNGALSLLERCKSIGRSFRLGTREKINTPSLQVSNLAPIARQKSLVVDIPGSSSVNKETYLVPSCCKSICDNYNDLQIAGDHVLPINSETSGLTSQSSYEANMVPFLYSSEIPLPMESPKLSAEFPNKPANSDTSCWRICSAKDKSIIQHSQPLTNSELNDYLEQKVLELYKQYMMDSMVSSASPTKIMESELVMSNVDQISMMISREQNMETTKAKDMVISCLLRLASEIQSNELSTPNLQISS from the coding sequence ATGTTAAGTGAAGGCTTCATCTGTGGAATTCCTTACTGGAATGAAAACCAAATTGAAACCAGAATGAAAAAGAGTGAGCAGAAGCAACAAAACCCATCAGAGGATGACATGGTACATGAGCTGACTTCTGTCAGTAACTTTACACATCTCTCTCACTCTGATATACCTAATGGGGCTCTGTCACTTCTTGAAAGGTGTAAATCCATTGGCAGATCTTTCAGATTGGGTACACGGGAAAAAATAAATACACCTTCGCTACAGGTCTCAAATTTGGCACCAATTGCAAGGCAGAAGTCCCTTGTTGTAGATATTCCAGGAAGCTCCAGTGTAAACAAGGAAACATATTTGGTTCCCTCATGTTGTAAAAGTATTTGTGATAATTACAATGACCTGCAAATTGCAGGAGATCATGTGCTGCCAATCAATTCAGAAACATCTGGCTTGACATCTCAGAGCAGCTACGAAGCAAATATGGTCCCATTCTTGTATTCGTCGGAAATTCCACTGCCGATGGAGTCTCCTAAACTGTCAGCAGAGTTCCCAAACAAGCCAGCCAACAGCGACACTTCCTGTTGGCGAATTTGCAGTGCTAAAGACAAAAGCATCATCCAGCACTCTCAGCCACTTACCAATTCTGAGCTCAATGACTACCTAGAGCAGAAAGTTTTAGAGCTGTACAAGCAGTACATGATGGACAGCATGGTAAGCAGTGCATCACCAACAAAAATCATGGAATCAGAACTTGTAATGAGTAATGTTGACCAAATTAGCATGATGATATCACGAGAGCAGAATATGGAAACTACAAAGGCGAAGGACATGGTTATCAGCTGCCTGTTACGTCTTGCAAGTGAAATACAATCGAATGAACTCAGTACACCAAATTTACAGATATCTTCTTGA